AAGAACAGCCGGAGGAAGTCCCGGACGGATGGGCCGATGATTCCGGCATGAGCGCAGACAAGGCGGATGCACAATCCGAGGGAGAACGTTCACCGGTCGCCGCAGGCCCCCGCCCGTGGATCGGCGTGCGATTCGACTGCTGCTCGGTGTACACGCGCATCTACCGCAATCGCGATGGCACGGCCTACGAAGGCCAATGCCCCCGGTGTCTCCAACACGTGCGATTGCGCGTTGGACCGGGCGGCACGTCGTCGCGTTTTTTCGTGGCCGAATAACAAGAGAAGGAGCCGCCGTCGTAACGGACCGCTTCGAGTCACCTGTCACTTACGGTGTCACTGGTCCGAGTCACCCCCACCTCTCGATCCCCGCGTGCGAAACAGCATGCGCAACTCCTCCGCCCCCAGCCACCATGAGACGGCAAGGTAGGCCACTACACCCGCCAGAACATAGGCAAGCAGACTCACAGCGCCCTTCGGATTGAACATGCCCTCCGGGAGCGGAAGGCGCGAAAGTTGACCGACAACCAGCCCCATGACCGCGGTCGCAATCAGGGCGCGAACCGCGGGACCCAGCAGATCGACCATCGACCACGCAGGCAGAAAGCGCCCCAACGACAACGCCAGCCATATGACCTGAATCCAGGCACATAGCGCGCTGGACAGGGCCAGTCCGCGCTCCTTCAGAGGAAAGACCAAGGCGAGATTCAAGACGAAATTCAATCCGACCATGACCAGCGCGATGCGCGCCGGATCGGCCGTCCGCTTCAGGGCGTAGTACGTTCGGACTACGACGTGCTGGGCGAAATTTGCGGCCAGCGCCAAACTGTAAAGCGCGAGCACCGGGGCGACCCGGGCGCTCTGGGTCGCGTCAAATTCCCCGTGCTGATAAATCGCCGCGACCAGCGGTCTGCTCAGGAGCACGAGACCGACTGTTGCGGGCAGCGAAACGAAGACACCCAGGCGTAATCCTCGATTCAATGAACCCGCCACGCCGGTGAGGTCGCCGGCGGCGGCGCGAGCAGACAACGCCGGGAACGCCGCGGTAGCGATGGCGATGCCAAACACACCGAGCGGGAGCTGGTACAAGTACTGAGCGTATCCGAGAACGGCTGGCCCGGGACGATTGCCCTCCTCGACAATGAAACCGTAGGCGATGGCATAATCGACGAGCGTATTAATGGGCACGGCCGCGAGGCCGAGCACCATCGGTCCCATCAGGAGCAGCACCCGCCGGATCCGCGGATCATGCCACGGAAGCGCCGGGATCGGCCTCCGCCTCAGGCGCGCCAGCATCCACCACACCAGGCCGAATTGCGCGATGCCGGACAGCAGGGCAAACACGCAGATTGTGTTCATCAACGCCAAGCTGTCCGGAGGGTAAAGCAAGGCGCCCCCCAGCGTTCCCACGATGATCGCCAGGTTCATGACCAGCGGGACGGCCGCGGGCACCGTAAAATGACCGTAGACGTTGAGCACACCACCCGCGATCGCCACCAGGCAGATAAGCACCGTGTACGGCAGGAGGATCTGACTGAGCCGCAGCGCCGGATCGTCCACGACATTGAGGGCGACCAGGATCACCAGCTCCGCCAGAAGTACGATCACAGCCAAAGCAAGGGCCAGACCGACCAGAATGGAACCGACGAACCGGCGGGATTCCTCCACCCCGTCCCGGTGGACGGTTTCAGACAGAACGGGAATGGTTGCGGCGGAGAGCGCCCCTTCCCCAAAGAGCCGCCGGGCGAGATTCGGCAGCATCCACGCGATGCGAAAGGCGGAAATCAGATCGGAGGTGCCGAAGAGGAAGCTGAACAGGGACTCGCGCACGAGCCCGAAGACCCGCGAGGCCATGGTCAGGAGCGCGATGATCCGGGCCGATCGAGCAAGCCCGCCGCTTTCGGTCATGTGGGGCACGTTACCGGGCGGCCAGTCGGTTGCAAGGGAACGGGCGAGCCACGGACAGGTCGGCGGCGCAGCGATTTTCGGTTTTTCATGTTGACAAAATGACGCGTTCCACCAACGCTACCAGCGACAGTGAAACGAAGGATGTAAACGGAGAGCGTCAGCATGGCTCATATTGTCGCGGAACCCTGCATCAACTGTAAGTACACGGATTGCGTAGCGGTCTGCCCGGTGGATTGCTTCCACGAAGGCGTGAATTTCCTGGCGATCGACCCGGAGGTCTGCATCGATTGCGGGCTGTGCCCGCCGGAATGCCCCACAACGGCCATTTTTGCGGAAGAGGACCTCCCCGAAAAGTGGCATGACTACATCGAAATCAACAAGAAGTACGCTCCGGAATGGCCGGTCATCGACGCCCAGAAGGAGCCCATGCCCGGCGCGGATGACAACGCCAAGATCGAGGACAAGAAGGACCAGCTCAACCCCGACGCGTTCAGCGGATAGGACCTGACCGGAACCGGTCGATGCAGCGAAGCTTCACGGCTCGCCTGCTTCCTTCGCGGTCCTTGACGGCGGGGGTCCTCCACGATAAGAATTCCCGTCCCTGACCACCGTTGAGTCGGCTTGCGGCCGTCTCAGGTCCGGGAACCCCGTCTGGGGCCGTAGCTCAATTGGTTAGAGTACCGGACTGTCGATCCGGTGGTTGCGGGTTCGAATCCCGTCGGCCTCGTTCAGCAGTGCTTTGACCCGCCGCGATACGCATCGCGAGCGGGTCTTTTTCTTTTGGGGCCATCCTCCGCCCCGCGGCCAGGCAATTCCATTCCTCCCACCACCGGTGGGTCCAGGCTCAAGCCGAAGACGGTCATCTCGAACGCACCGCAGGCTCTCGTCCCGCGCGGACGGCCCGACGAAACGTGACAATTAGCAGTACTGAAACCGCCGAGTCTGACCGCCATGGAATGCAGATCCAGAGGATTGTGTTTTCAACAGGCCCTGCTTCGCTTCGCTCTGTCATGACAGCTCGTTCATCCGCGAAACCAATCCCGGAGACAAAAGGCTGTCCGCTCCGCGCAATCTGTGAATTGCGTTCCAATTCCCCGGTCAGTCACGCCGGTGTCACCGAAGTCGTTGTGGCTGGCGTCCGATAATTCCTGTGGTATAGTTTTTGTAGATGCCTTGAGCGCAGCGCTGCCGGCACGGCTTTTTGCAAAGCCCTCCAATTGGACGGAATGGCAGCGGCGCCGGGCATGTTGACCGGCCGCGCAGGCCCGAAATTCCATCGTGCCTGCCATTGCAAGGAGGATCGCATGGCTGGTACTCGCCAAACCTCGTCCGCACGTCCGTTCGACTCATTCGAATACGGTGTCCTTCGCGATATCCAGGCGGCCTTTTCGACATCCGGTTGCCAAGGTTGGCCGGGGGCGTCTGTCGCGTCGGCACGAGTGGGACAGGAAACGCGCAGCGGTGACTTCCACGTAACCGTGCGCGGTGTCGACGAACAGCTGGTCATTTGCGTCGGTACAATCGAGGGTGGCGGCGCATTCGGCGCAATGGCCAAGGCCGCCCTCTGCGGCGCGATTCGCGGCCTTGCGCCGGAGGCGCGGAGCCCGTTGACCATCGTCCGTGCCGTGGACGACTTGCTCAGACAGTTGAATGCCGATCTCGGGCGGGGCTCGGTAACGTGTTCCCTCTTTGCGGGCGTTCTGGACCATTACGACGAGACGATGACCGTGGTGAGTCTGGGTTCGATCGCGCTGTTTTTGCGAATGGAAGACGGCTCGATCAAGGCAATGGAGCCCGAGGGACCGGCACTGGGCGTGACGACGAACCTGGTCGTTTCGGCCAGAACGCTCTGTGCAAACAAGGTCCGACGGCTGGTCGTGGGTACGGCCGCTGCGACACAGACCGGATCGCACCGCGGTCCTACGGTGGGAGCGAGCCGTTTCCGCCGCTGGGTGGCTGAAACCTCCGGTCTCCCACCCCGCGAGCAGGCCGAGGTCCTGGCTCGGTCCCTGGGGGACTTCCTCGGCTCGGAGGAACCCCGGCGGGAGACGGACGTTATAGTTATTGAACTTCTTGGGGCGAAAACGCCTGAAGAGCTGGCCCCCGCCCTGCGGGACCGCCTCTTTGGACGCTTTCCGGATTCGCCCGGCGCGGACGTTGATCCCAGTGTATTCCTGGGTTAAGCGGATTCGACGCGCCCGGGGCCTACTTTGTGCCGAAATAGGGAGTGGGGGAATGCACGCACTCGCGGATCCAGCTCAAAGCATGCGACGCCCAACGCGCTTGATCGCTGACCGCCCCGCTCCGCTAACGAAAGGTCACCATGCGCATCGCACTGCTCTCCTGGGAAGCCAAACACGCCATCGCCGTCGGCGGACTTGCCGAACACGTCAGTGAACTGGCTGAAGCACTCAGCCGTCGGGGGCACGAAGTACACGTTTACACACGAATGGGGCCGGGGCAGGGACTGTACGACTGCATCGGAGGCGTACACATCCACCGCTGCCCATTCGATTTGCATGACGACTTTCTGCACGAAAACCAGAGGATGTGCGAGAGCTTCGCCTGGCACGTCATTGAGACAGAGAGCTTCCTCGGCAAGCCATTCGACGTGATTCACGGCCACGACTGGCTCAGCGTGCGGGCATTGGTGCATCTCAAGAACCGGCACGGGCGCCCCGTGGTGCTGACCATCCACTCCACCGAATACGGGCGATGCGGCAACCAACTCTGGGAAGGCCCCTCCCGGGCCATTCGCGACATCGAGTGGGAAGGAACCTACGTCGCCAACCGGATGGTCTGCGTATCGGGAGCCCTCCGCCGGGAGGTCCAGTGGCTGTACAGCACGCCCCCTGACAAGATCGACGTGATCTACAACGGCGTGGACGTGACGCGTTTCGATGGACGAATCAACAACGGCGCCATCCGCCATCGTTATGCCGTCGGGCGAAGCGATCCCATGGTGCTCTTTGCCGGCCGGTTGACCCGCCAGAAGGGACCGGACATTCTCATGGAAGCGCTGCCCGAGGTGCTCCAGAGACACCCGCAGACCAAGTTCGTCTTCGCCGGCGACGGTGATATGCGCCACAGCCTGGAATCGCGATCTCACCAGCTTCACATCGATGGATCAACGCGGTTTCTCGGCCACCAAAGTGGGCGAAGCCTTGTGCAGCTTTTCAAGACTGCGGACACGGTCTGCGTTCCCAGTCGCAATGAGCCTTTCGGAATCGTCATACTCGAAGCCTGGAGCGCGCGCCGCCCGGTGGTGGCCACACGAAACGGAGGCCCCGGCGAGTTCGTCCGCCACGAGCGCAACGGCCTGACCGTAGCCGATGACGCGCACGACATTGGCACTGGTCTGGATACCGTGCTCTCGAGCCCGGAGAGCGCACGTCGAATGGGGCGCAACGGTCGGCGCGAGGCCGAAACGCGATTTTCCTGGCACACCGTTGCCGCTGCGACCGAGCGGGTGTATCAATCCATATCGGCATCGTGATCGCCAGCTCGGGCGCGCATTCGCCCCGGGGAGGCTTGATCGATCAGACAAGGCAACGTTGATTGTCCCATGGTGATCCCTTGAGGGGGTTGCTGCGCAGGCAACTCGATTTCGCATGGAGGACAGGATTGTGATACAGGATGATGACCAGAAGAAGCCCGGCAAGGCGGCGAGAAAGACATCCACCCGAACAAGCCGAACGACGAAGAAGGCCGAATCGCCGGACCAGACGAACCCGACAGCTTCGGCGGGGGAAATGACATCCTCGCGCGGGGGCAAATCGGCCGCAAGATCCGGAAAGAGCGCCGCATCCAATCGTGAGGCTGAGACCACGACCGTGGGGACCACGCCGCCATCCAAAGAACTGACGAGCAAGGCCGCCACGGCGATCGGCAAGTCGAAACCGCGCAGCACCATCGCTCGACCGCAGCCAACGTTCGAGGAAATCAGCCGCCGTGCGTACGAGATTTTCCTAGGCCGGGGCGGTGCACCCGGCGACCCCATGGCCGACTGGCTCCAGGCGGAACGGGAGCTGAGCCAGAAGGCATTTGCGCGGTAGAGAAACGCCCAAGGAGTCGGTGATAGCGGGGAATCACTGATGGGGGGATGAGCACAGCGTTTGCTGCGCGCATGACTCAGGCTCAATTCTCGGCATCATTCCCGCCGACAGCGATCGCGCTCGCAACGTTGTCCAGAATCGATGCAATCGCGTCGTCTTTCAGCAGTTTCTCGACGGTTTGCGACATGCGCCGCGACCAGCTAGCAAACTTCTCCGGCGGAACGCCGGGAAGGTTGACCGGCTCCTCCTCCCCGGCCAGGTCGTCCAGTGAAATCCCCAACAACGGTGAGGGCGAGCGAACCAGCAGTTCATGAATCGCCCGGCGCACCGCCTCGAAGCTGGGTTGTTCGTTTTCCGTAAGCAGGCCCTGAGCGATCAGTAGTCGCACGAGGGCTTCCCGGGATCGGGCGCGCTCTGCGCGCTGCCGGTTCAATTCCTCGTCGTCGCCAATCGACCCGATGCGCCGGCGCAGGTCGAGATCGCTGCCGCTCCATATCGCCGCCAACGGCGGATGATCGTGCGTGGATACGCAGACGAGGGCGTTGGTCGGGTATTGCTGCGGAGGACGGTAGCTGCCGTCGTGCTCGCGCTCGAAATGCACCAGCCGCATGGAGAACGCGCCCCATTCGGCCAGGGCCGCAGGCACTTCCGGCGGCACCAGGCCCAGGTCCTCGCCCACGATAATGGTCCGGCTGCGCTGACTTTCCAGTGCCAGGATGCCGAGCAGTTCCTCCGTGGGGTACCGAACGAAGCCCCCCTCTGTCCCGGGACGACCCCGCGGCACCCAATATTGCCGATACAGCCCGATGGCGTGGTCAATCCGCAGCATTCCCGCATGTCGAAGACAGGCGCGAATCAGGCTGATCCAGTAAGCGTGCCGCTCCGCACGGAGCCGATGCGGCACGAGTGGCGGGAATCCCCAGGTCTGGCCCGCGGCACTATAGGGGTCAGGCGGGGCTCCTAATTCCATCTCCTGGGCAAAGAGCCCCGGAAACATCCAGGCGTCAGCCCCGCCACCGGAAGACCCCACGGCCAGATCGTGGTACAGGCCTATGCGCATACCAGATCGATGCAGCGCCGCTGAGACCTCCTTCAGTTGCCGTTCGATCTCGAATTGCACAAACGCCCAGAAGTCGACCGCATCGGCATGTTCGCGGTGAAACCGGACGACCTCCTTTGACCGCGGGTCGCGATAGGCTGCCGGCCAATTCCGACAGTTGAAACCGAACGTGGCCTTCCCCGATTCCTCAAGCCATTCAGCAAGCGCCTGAAAGGTCGCAAAGTCTTGCAGCGGACGCCCTCCTTCGCGGCGGAACCGTTCGAATGCGCTGCCGCGCGACGTTCGCTTCCCAAGATGGTCACGTCTGAATGTCTCAAACAATCGGCGCATGACGCCGCGCTTGAAGCTCGCCACGCCCTCATAGTCGATGTATGCCTTCCCGCGAAGTTCGGCGATGCGCTCGCGTCCATCGGGAGACGCCGCCATCGCTCGCGCCTCCGGCGTCTCCCCAAACTCCGGCACGCACTCAATATCCAGATAGATGTCGTTTTGAAACAGGCGGCTCATCGGACTGTAGGGGCAGTAGTCGTGACCGAGGTTGCTTAAGGCATGCAGCGGATTGGTTCCGATGAAAGCGGCGCCGTGACAGGCCACCGCCTCGCCGACGGCACGAAGTGTGCTCAGATCCCCAATCCCCCAGTCGCGCTCGTCCCGCAGGGAATAGAAATTGACCAGCAGCCCGTACGACCGCGACTGCCCCCACGCGTCTTCCGGACGGAAACAGCGCCGCGGCGCGACGATGAGCAATTGCTCCGCGCGGAGCAACTTCCCTCCTGCGTCAAGCTCGAGCTGCAGCGTATGATAGCCCGGCTCCGGAAGCACGGGCCATGAAGGTGCCAAATCGCTGTCACCATCGCTACGCCGGACCCGCCCCTCAACCGTGGTGGCCACCCCGCCGCGTTCCCCGTGAAGCGTCAGACGCCAACCGAAGGTGTCGCGCCCGATGAGCTCCGGATGTTCCCAAGGAATCGCCCAGCGGAGCACCTCTCCTGCGGGCTGCCCCACACGCACGACGCGAACCGGATCGAGAAGCGACGCCTGCCGTTGGCGCTCAAGCTGCTTCAGCGTTTCGCCGGCCACGTCCTCGCCCGAGCCATCCAGACCCATCCCGGCGAGCAGCGCCACGGCGGCTTCTTCCTGCAGCGGACAGTACTTCCCCTCGATATCGTGGTACCCGCGCAGAATACCGGCGCGGTCGGCGAGCGCGATAAGGTTCGGACGTCCCTCCATGCTCATCGTACCGGTCGGAGAATCAGCGCGGCCAGCGGCGGAAGATGCAGGCGCAGTGACTGCGGGAAACCGTGCCACGGAACGCCGTCCGCAAACGGATGGTCCACGACCGGGTAGCCGCTTCCGCCGTAGGCCGGATGGTCGCTGCACAGCAGGTACTCGTACTGTCCACCAACGGGCGCCCCGATGCGATAGTCGTTCCGCGGCACGGGCGTAAGATTGAGCACGGTGATGATCCGATCCTCCCCCTCCTGGCGAGCGTACGAAAACACCGAGTTGTCGCAGTCGTTGCAGTCAATCCAGTAGAAGGCGTGCGGATCGGGATCGGTCCGCCACAGCACTGGATTCTGGTGGTACGCCCTCCCCAAGTCTTCCATGAATCGGGCCAGGCCCTGGCGGATGGGGTCCGCGGCCATGTGCCAGTCGAGGCTCACTTCGTGGAACCACTCGTTCCACACGCCCAGCTCCGTGCCCATGAAGAGCATCTGCTTGCCGGGCCGCGTGAACTGGTACGCCAGCAGGCTCCGCAGATTGGCGAACTTCTGCCACTCGTCGCCGGGCATTTTGTCGAGCAGCGCCCGCTTCCCGTGCACGACCTCATCATGCGACAACGCGTTGATGAAGCGCTCGGTGAACTCGTAGAGCATGGCGAAGGTGAAGTCGTTGTGGTGGTAGCGGCGGTGGATCGGCTCCTTGGAGAAGTACAGCAGGCTGTCGTGCATCCACCCCATGTTCCACTTGAAGGTGAAGCCCAAGCCGCCGTACTCCGAGATCGGGCGCGTCACGCCCGACCACGACGTGGATTCCTCCGCAATGGTCACGCAGCCGGGGTGCTCCACGCGGATGATTTCGTTTACTTCGCGGAGGAAATCGATGGCCTCGATGTTTTCCTTGCCGCCGTACTGGTTCGGCAGCCATTCTCCGTCACGCCGGCTGTAGTCCAAATACAGCATGGACGCCACGGCATCCACGCGGAGCCCGTCCACGTGGAATTCCCCGAGCCAATACAGCGCGTTGGAGATCAGGAAGGCCCGGACTTCGTTCCGCCCGTAATTGAAGATCAGCGTGCCCCAGTCGGGATGCTCACCTTTGCGCGCATCTTCGTGCTCATACAGCGCCGTCCCGTCGAACCGCCGAAGGGCGAAGTCGTCCCTGGGGAAATGTGCCGGAACCCAGTCCAGAATCACACCAATGCCATTCTGGTGGCACACGTCGACGAAGTAGCGAAAATCATCCGGCGTACCGTAGCGATGCGTCGGAGCGAAGTATCCCGTTACCTGATATCCCCAGGACGCCCCCAGCGGATGCTCGGCCACGGGCATCAGCTCGATGTGCGTGAATCCGAAGCGCTTGACGTGCTCGCACAGCCGCGGCGCGATCTCGCGATAGGTCAGCGACCGATGCCCCTCTTCCGGCACCTTCGCCCACGAGCCCAGGTGAACTTCGTACACTGAGAACGGTTCCCGTCGCCAGTCTCGCTCGCGACGCCGCTCCATCCAATCGCGATCCGCCCAGGCATGGGACGATTCGTGAACGATCGCCGCGTGATTCGGAAAACCCTCCATGTAGTTCGCATACGGATCGGACTTCACGCGCAGATGACCGTCCTGGGTTTTGATCTCGTACTTGTAGCAGACGCCGGGCGCAAGATCGGGAATGAACAACTCGAACACCCCCGAGCTGCCCATCCGGCGCATCGAATAGACTCGCCCGTCCCATTTGCAGAAATCTCCGAGCACCGACACGCGCCGGGCGTTCGGCGCCCACACGGCAAAGCTGACACCCTGAACTCCGTTGACCGTCCGCACGTGGCCCCCGAGCTTCTCCCAAACCCGGCGGTGACGGCCCTCGTTGAAGAGGTGCAGATCCATGTCGCCGAGCGTCGGCGGGAAGCAGTATGGATCACGTATCGTCCACGTCGATCCGCCGGCAAACTCGAAGCGAATGTGGTAGTCGAACGGGAGCGCCTGACCCGGCAGGACGAAGCCGAAGAAGCCCCCTTTCTCGATCACCTCCATACGTTCCGGCTTGCGACCATCGACGATGATCTCCGCCGCCACGGCATCGGGATGGAACGCCCGCACCAACACGCCGTGCTCCCCGGCTGCGCTGTACGGATGCGCTCCCAGAATGGCGTGTGGCTCGGCATGTTCAAACGCTTGCAGCCTGCTCCACTCTCCAGGATCAACCGCCAACATCGAGGGAGCTTCCGCGACCGCCGTTGCAGAACGCGTTGATTTTCTTTTCACCGTGCTCATTTGTCGTCCTCGAACTCAAGCAAAACCACAGCCTGCGCCGGCAATTGAAATCGGGCGCCCACCCTTTCACGCTTTATCGGATGGCGTTCGGCGGTGTTCAGCCTCAGGTTCCAGCGTCCCTCTCTCCCCACATCGGGAAGCGCCACATCATGCCCGCTGGATTCGGCATTGTAGTACACAACGATCGTCTGTCGGCCCGCGCCGGATACCGCGCCATCCGCCGCATCAATCTTGTCCTCTCCGATCATCGTATGAATGAGCATTCCGATCAACCCGCGCTTCTCGTCATGCCAGTCATCGTGATTCATTTCCGTACCGTCAGTGCGGAGCCAGGTGACATCGTTGCGTTCATTCCCGGCGACCGGTTTTCCTTCATAAAAATGACAGGATCGTAAGGCTGGAAACTCCTGACGCAACGCAAGCAAGCCTCGTGAAAAATCCAGCAACGCCTGGCCGCGGGCGCCCGGCGTCCAGTGTACCCAGGAGATCTCGTTGTCCTGACAGTACGCGTTGTTGTTCCCGTTCTGCGATCGGCCCAACTCGTCACCGGCGGTGAGCATCGGGACCCCGCGCGAAAACGCCAGCGTCGCCAGCATGGCCCGCTTGATCTGCTCGCGCACGCGGACAACGTCCGCATCCTCTGTGGGACCTTCAACGCCCCAGTTGGATGAATGGTTATCGTTGTTCCCGTCGCGATTTTCCTCACCGTTGGCCTCGTTGTGCTTCCGCTCGTAGCTCACCACGTCATCCAGCGTGAAGCCGTCGTGTGCGGTAATGAAATTGATGCTGGTGCACGCGCCTCGATCTGAACCGAACAGATCGCTGCTGGCGCACAACCGCTTCCCGAATTCCGCAAGCATCCCCCCATCGCCGCGCCAGAATCGACGCACCGCGTCGCGATAGCGGTCGTTCCACTCCGACCAGCCCGGCGGAAAGCGTCCGACCTGGTAGCCTTCGACCCCCACGTCCCAGGCCTCGGCGATCAGCTTGACCCGCGCCAGCACCGGATCCTGCGCCGCCGCCGCCAGGAACGAGCCGTCCGGTTCGAACCCGGCCGGACCTCGTGCCAGCACGGTTGCCAGATCAAACCGGAACCCGTCCACGTGCATCTGTTCCACCCAGTACCGCAGGCTGTCCATGACCAGTTGGAGCACCCGCGGGTGGCGCACGTTCAGACTGTTTCCACATCCGGTGAAGTCCGCGCAGAATCGCGGCTGGAGCGGTTCGTGATGGTAATAGACCGCGTTGTCGATCCCCCGCAGCGACAGCGTCGGACCAAGCTGATTGGACTCGGCCGTGTGATTGAAAACCACGTCGAGGATCACCTCGATCCCGGCTCGATGCAGGGCCTTGACCATCCCCTTGAACTGAAGGACCGGATCGCCCATTCCTTCAGCGGCATACCGCGAGGCCGGCGCGGAGAATGCGATGGGGTTGTACCCCCAGTAATTCACCAGTCCCCGTTCCACCAGCGCCCGCTCGTCGATGGTATAGTGAACAGGGAGCAATTCCACGGCCGTCACTCCGAGCCGCTGAAGGTGCTCAACGATCACCGGACTGCCCAACGCCAGGTACGTACCGCGTAGCTCCGGTGGAACGCCGGGGTGAAGCGCCGTCAGACCCTTGACGTGGCACTCATAGATCACTGTCCGGTCCCAGGGCACGCCCGGCGCGGCGTCACCCGACCAGTCGAAATGGTCGTCCACAACCACGCTGCGCGGAACGAAACCGGCACTGTCGCTGCTGCCCGGAAGCAGATCTGCGTCTTCGGCGCCCGGCTGGTATCCATAGACTGCGTCGTCCCACGAAAACCCGCCGGCCAGCGATTTGGCGTAGGGATCGACCAACAGCTTGGAAGGGTTGAATCGATGGCCGTTGAGGGGGTCGTAAGGACCATGCACCCGGTAGCCGTAGCGCTGCCCGGCTTTGATGCCTTCCACGAACGCATGCCAAACTCCCGCCTGTGGGCCGAAAAGGCGAACTCGCCCCGTTTCGCGGAATCCCCCGCCCGCGGCATCCTCGAACAAACAAAGCTCGACCGCAGTGGCGTGAAAAGAAAACAGGGCAAATTGGACCCCGTCGGGGCAGAGGGTTGCGCCCAACGGATACGGGCGCCCGGGCCGGACATGGACGCCTGCTCTGGAACTCACCGTGTTCAATTGTGTGGCGGCAGAAGGCATAAGCACCGTGGAGGAAGACGAAAAGGACACTGGCCTCGCAGCGCCTGGGTACGACAAATCCGCATCGAAGTGTGCCCGACGAGCGCGAATTGCTCAAGGAGCGCCTGAAACGGGACCTCAGGTGGACCCGCGTCCCGGCATCACCCAGGAAGCGGCACTTCGCCCCAAGTACTTGCCCCCGGGATTCCCCTTGACCATACTTCCAAATCGTTCGTCGGGAGAGGATCGAGCGCGCGCCCCTCGGCTTCTTTGAAAACGAGGGCCCACCATGACGCCCGCCCGCCGGGATTTGGAGCAACGTAGCGTATGGCCCGAATCATCGAGCCAGGCTGTTCCGTATTCGGACAGATGAATGGTGCGCTCGATTGCAGCCCTTAGAAACCCGATAAATGCGAAAACGTCGTCCCGAGGCAGAATGAAATGACCGAAAAGCGGCGGATAGCGTATTTTTCCATGGAAGTCGGTATTTCCGCGGAAATGCCCACCTACAGCGGTGGCTTGGGGGTGCTGGCAGGCGACACCATTCGGGCTGCCGCCGACCTGAGTGTACCCATGGTCGCCGTAACCTTAGTTCACAGCAAAGGTTACTGTCGACAGAAGATCGACGCAGAAGGCAACCAGACGGAAGAGCCTATCAACTGGGTCG
This region of Phycisphaerae bacterium genomic DNA includes:
- the glgX gene encoding glycogen debranching protein GlgX, with product MSSRAGVHVRPGRPYPLGATLCPDGVQFALFSFHATAVELCLFEDAAGGGFRETGRVRLFGPQAGVWHAFVEGIKAGQRYGYRVHGPYDPLNGHRFNPSKLLVDPYAKSLAGGFSWDDAVYGYQPGAEDADLLPGSSDSAGFVPRSVVVDDHFDWSGDAAPGVPWDRTVIYECHVKGLTALHPGVPPELRGTYLALGSPVIVEHLQRLGVTAVELLPVHYTIDERALVERGLVNYWGYNPIAFSAPASRYAAEGMGDPVLQFKGMVKALHRAGIEVILDVVFNHTAESNQLGPTLSLRGIDNAVYYHHEPLQPRFCADFTGCGNSLNVRHPRVLQLVMDSLRYWVEQMHVDGFRFDLATVLARGPAGFEPDGSFLAAAAQDPVLARVKLIAEAWDVGVEGYQVGRFPPGWSEWNDRYRDAVRRFWRGDGGMLAEFGKRLCASSDLFGSDRGACTSINFITAHDGFTLDDVVSYERKHNEANGEENRDGNNDNHSSNWGVEGPTEDADVVRVREQIKRAMLATLAFSRGVPMLTAGDELGRSQNGNNNAYCQDNEISWVHWTPGARGQALLDFSRGLLALRQEFPALRSCHFYEGKPVAGNERNDVTWLRTDGTEMNHDDWHDEKRGLIGMLIHTMIGEDKIDAADGAVSGAGRQTIVVYYNAESSGHDVALPDVGREGRWNLRLNTAERHPIKRERVGARFQLPAQAVVLLEFEDDK
- the glgB gene encoding 1,4-alpha-glucan branching protein GlgB: MLAVDPGEWSRLQAFEHAEPHAILGAHPYSAAGEHGVLVRAFHPDAVAAEIIVDGRKPERMEVIEKGGFFGFVLPGQALPFDYHIRFEFAGGSTWTIRDPYCFPPTLGDMDLHLFNEGRHRRVWEKLGGHVRTVNGVQGVSFAVWAPNARRVSVLGDFCKWDGRVYSMRRMGSSGVFELFIPDLAPGVCYKYEIKTQDGHLRVKSDPYANYMEGFPNHAAIVHESSHAWADRDWMERRRERDWRREPFSVYEVHLGSWAKVPEEGHRSLTYREIAPRLCEHVKRFGFTHIELMPVAEHPLGASWGYQVTGYFAPTHRYGTPDDFRYFVDVCHQNGIGVILDWVPAHFPRDDFALRRFDGTALYEHEDARKGEHPDWGTLIFNYGRNEVRAFLISNALYWLGEFHVDGLRVDAVASMLYLDYSRRDGEWLPNQYGGKENIEAIDFLREVNEIIRVEHPGCVTIAEESTSWSGVTRPISEYGGLGFTFKWNMGWMHDSLLYFSKEPIHRRYHHNDFTFAMLYEFTERFINALSHDEVVHGKRALLDKMPGDEWQKFANLRSLLAYQFTRPGKQMLFMGTELGVWNEWFHEVSLDWHMAADPIRQGLARFMEDLGRAYHQNPVLWRTDPDPHAFYWIDCNDCDNSVFSYARQEGEDRIITVLNLTPVPRNDYRIGAPVGGQYEYLLCSDHPAYGGSGYPVVDHPFADGVPWHGFPQSLRLHLPPLAALILRPVR